A genomic stretch from Thunnus maccoyii chromosome 19, fThuMac1.1, whole genome shotgun sequence includes:
- the dgcr2 gene encoding integral membrane protein DGCR2/IDD isoform X2, with protein sequence MLPKADSSSFVLFSLLFVLTLTDPPRTEQRCSPGQFACRSGKMQCIPMSWQCDGWTACEDKSDEMDCPPIKEERFRFGNGYDQVEDVIGVAQPVRFNKKCPSGWHHYEKTASCYKVYLRNENYWQAVDTCQKVNGSLATFVTNEELQFILKIEVDFDDKVCERRDQCKFWVGYQYVITNQNHSLEGRWEVAYKGSMQVFLPPEGLTNFGEASPTQDNVFCAQLQRFQIKSMNERGLHSWHAENCYKKFPFLCKRRQTCVDIKDNVVNEGYYFTPKGDDPCLSCTCHDGEPEMCVAALCERPQGCQHFRKDPKECCKFTCLDPDGNSLFDSMASGMRLIVSCISSFLILSLLLFMVHRLRQRRRERIETLIGGNLHHFNLGRRVPGFDYGPDAFGTGLTPLHLSDDGEGGAFHFQEPPPPYAAYKYPDIQHPDDPPPPYEASINPDSLLYVDLGHSGVSMVPSQMNVMVDGLQADISNTSGPVPDLAPSSQEREDSIDSSTLLVGPDTPTDGHTPAPMPADCASSLSTMV encoded by the exons AGCAGCGCTGCAGCCCTGGGCAGTTTGCCTGCCGCAGTGGGAAGATGCAGTGTATCCCAATGTCCTGGCAGTGTGACGGCTGGACAGCATGTGAGGACAAGAGCGACGAGATGGACTGTCCCC ctATAAAGGAAGAAAGGTTTCGTTTCGGCAACGGATATGACCAGGTGGAAGACGTCATCGGTGTGGCTCAGCCTGTGCGCTTCAACA AGAAATGCCCCAGCGGGTGGCACCACTACGAGAAGACAGCCAGCTGCTACAAAGTGTACCTGAGGAATGAAAACTACTGGCAGGCTGTGGACACCTGTCAGAAAGTCAACGGTTCATTGGCCACGTTCGTTACCAACGAGGAGCTGCAGTTCATACTGAAGATCGAGGTGGACTTTGACGACAAAGTCTGCGAGCGCAGAGATCAGTGCAA GTTTTGGGTAGGCTACCAGTATGTGATCACTAATCAGAACCACTCTCTCGAGGGCCGCTGGGAGGTAGCATATAAAG GGTCTATGCAGGTGTTTCTCCCACCTGAGGGTCTGACCAATTTTGGGGAGGCGTCTCCCACCCAGGACAACGTCTTCTGCGCCCAGCTTCAACGCTTTCAGATCAAAAGCATGAATGAACGAGGTCTGCACAGCTGGCACGCTGAGAACTGCTACAAGAAGTTCCCCTTTCTCTGCAAGAGGA GACAAACGTGTGTGGATATTAAAGACAACGTTGTTAACGAGGGCTACTACTTCACCCCTAAGGGGGACGACCCGTGTCTGAGCTGCACATGTCACGACGGCGAGCCTGAGATGTGCGTGGCCGCGCTGTGTGAGCGGCCGCAGGGCTGCCAGCACTTCCGCAAGGATCCCAAAGAGTGCTGCAAGTTCACCTGCCTGGATCCAG ATGGAAACAGTCTGTTTGACTCAATGGCCAGCGGGATGAGACTGATCGTCAGCTGCATCTCAtccttcctcatcctctctctgctgctcttcatgGTGCACAGACTCCGTCAGCGGAGGCGCGAACGCATAGAAACACTGATTGGTGGGAACT TGCACCACTTTAACCTTGGAAGACGAGTCCCAGGCTTTGACTACGGCCCGGATGCCTTTGGCACCGGCCTCACTCCCCTGCATCTGTCTGATGATGGAGAGGGCGGCGCTTTCCATTTCCAAGAGCCTCCTCCGCCGTATGCAGCCTACAAATACCCCGACATCCAGCACCCCGATGACCCCCCTCCTCCGTACGAAGCCTCCATCAACCCAGACAGCCTCCTCTACGTGGACCTCG GTCACAGCGGGGTTTCCATGGTTCCGAGCCAGATGAACGTCATGGTAGATGGGCTCCAGGCCGACATTTCCAACACCTCTGGTCCCGTGCCAGACTTGGCGCCGTCCTCTCAGGAGAGGGAGGACTCCATAGATAGCAGCACCCTCCTGGTGGGGCCCGACACCCCGACAGATGGCCACACCCCCGCTCCCATGCCCGCAGACTGCGCCTCCTCCCTCAGCACCATGGTATAG
- the dgcr2 gene encoding integral membrane protein DGCR2/IDD isoform X1, translating to MLPKADSSSFVLFSLLFVLTLTDPPRTGPRLALARLLSEQRCSPGQFACRSGKMQCIPMSWQCDGWTACEDKSDEMDCPPIKEERFRFGNGYDQVEDVIGVAQPVRFNKKCPSGWHHYEKTASCYKVYLRNENYWQAVDTCQKVNGSLATFVTNEELQFILKIEVDFDDKVCERRDQCKFWVGYQYVITNQNHSLEGRWEVAYKGSMQVFLPPEGLTNFGEASPTQDNVFCAQLQRFQIKSMNERGLHSWHAENCYKKFPFLCKRRQTCVDIKDNVVNEGYYFTPKGDDPCLSCTCHDGEPEMCVAALCERPQGCQHFRKDPKECCKFTCLDPDGNSLFDSMASGMRLIVSCISSFLILSLLLFMVHRLRQRRRERIETLIGGNLHHFNLGRRVPGFDYGPDAFGTGLTPLHLSDDGEGGAFHFQEPPPPYAAYKYPDIQHPDDPPPPYEASINPDSLLYVDLGHSGVSMVPSQMNVMVDGLQADISNTSGPVPDLAPSSQEREDSIDSSTLLVGPDTPTDGHTPAPMPADCASSLSTMV from the exons AGCAGCGCTGCAGCCCTGGGCAGTTTGCCTGCCGCAGTGGGAAGATGCAGTGTATCCCAATGTCCTGGCAGTGTGACGGCTGGACAGCATGTGAGGACAAGAGCGACGAGATGGACTGTCCCC ctATAAAGGAAGAAAGGTTTCGTTTCGGCAACGGATATGACCAGGTGGAAGACGTCATCGGTGTGGCTCAGCCTGTGCGCTTCAACA AGAAATGCCCCAGCGGGTGGCACCACTACGAGAAGACAGCCAGCTGCTACAAAGTGTACCTGAGGAATGAAAACTACTGGCAGGCTGTGGACACCTGTCAGAAAGTCAACGGTTCATTGGCCACGTTCGTTACCAACGAGGAGCTGCAGTTCATACTGAAGATCGAGGTGGACTTTGACGACAAAGTCTGCGAGCGCAGAGATCAGTGCAA GTTTTGGGTAGGCTACCAGTATGTGATCACTAATCAGAACCACTCTCTCGAGGGCCGCTGGGAGGTAGCATATAAAG GGTCTATGCAGGTGTTTCTCCCACCTGAGGGTCTGACCAATTTTGGGGAGGCGTCTCCCACCCAGGACAACGTCTTCTGCGCCCAGCTTCAACGCTTTCAGATCAAAAGCATGAATGAACGAGGTCTGCACAGCTGGCACGCTGAGAACTGCTACAAGAAGTTCCCCTTTCTCTGCAAGAGGA GACAAACGTGTGTGGATATTAAAGACAACGTTGTTAACGAGGGCTACTACTTCACCCCTAAGGGGGACGACCCGTGTCTGAGCTGCACATGTCACGACGGCGAGCCTGAGATGTGCGTGGCCGCGCTGTGTGAGCGGCCGCAGGGCTGCCAGCACTTCCGCAAGGATCCCAAAGAGTGCTGCAAGTTCACCTGCCTGGATCCAG ATGGAAACAGTCTGTTTGACTCAATGGCCAGCGGGATGAGACTGATCGTCAGCTGCATCTCAtccttcctcatcctctctctgctgctcttcatgGTGCACAGACTCCGTCAGCGGAGGCGCGAACGCATAGAAACACTGATTGGTGGGAACT TGCACCACTTTAACCTTGGAAGACGAGTCCCAGGCTTTGACTACGGCCCGGATGCCTTTGGCACCGGCCTCACTCCCCTGCATCTGTCTGATGATGGAGAGGGCGGCGCTTTCCATTTCCAAGAGCCTCCTCCGCCGTATGCAGCCTACAAATACCCCGACATCCAGCACCCCGATGACCCCCCTCCTCCGTACGAAGCCTCCATCAACCCAGACAGCCTCCTCTACGTGGACCTCG GTCACAGCGGGGTTTCCATGGTTCCGAGCCAGATGAACGTCATGGTAGATGGGCTCCAGGCCGACATTTCCAACACCTCTGGTCCCGTGCCAGACTTGGCGCCGTCCTCTCAGGAGAGGGAGGACTCCATAGATAGCAGCACCCTCCTGGTGGGGCCCGACACCCCGACAGATGGCCACACCCCCGCTCCCATGCCCGCAGACTGCGCCTCCTCCCTCAGCACCATGGTATAG